Proteins from one Halovivax limisalsi genomic window:
- a CDS encoding DUF7576 family protein gives MLSVINPLVESSSAVAGAAGSIAASTRTGLELAVRSPDAAIVGPKVVPSHGGDGGLAARGSFLPARGSEASLALGRSLQSVGLAARGSFLPARGSEASLALGLALAIRLLALLGSLLAGIVEGFLIAFEMAWETWWALVFGFTVTGAVREFVSAAALTDYLGDDDWRSIGYGALFGASSSSCSFSAVATTRTLFTKGASAAASLGAFQFASTDLVVELFLVVLLLLGWQFAVAELLGGLVAVVVLGIVYRRFVPDAWIERARSHARALDAPECAACGMGVAPDDEGTVVERVDGDVRYFCGDGCRGAYEPETDRDAVTAGPELLSGDRWRSATAKAMAEWDMLWRDIVFGFAVAGLLAALVPAAWWTAVFGVGAEGSAVRLLSNVVLGALVGAATFLCSVGNVPFAVVLWQNGVSFGGVLAFVFADLLIPPLVRTYHRYYGPRMAGVVAVAFFLAAATAGLAVEVLFGGLGLVPPVTDVGGTVPGSIVTLLNVLALPVLVVQYLVTLDPAERVRLGDRLAPVVAGLYIRASLALGRLASAIEERR, from the coding sequence ATGCTCTCCGTGATCAACCCGCTCGTAGAATCCAGTAGCGCGGTCGCCGGCGCGGCCGGATCGATCGCCGCCTCTACGCGGACGGGGCTCGAACTCGCGGTGCGGTCCCCGGACGCTGCGATAGTGGGCCCGAAAGTCGTCCCCTCGCACGGCGGGGACGGTGGCCTCGCGGCTCGCGGGTCGTTCCTCCCCGCTCGCGGTTCCGAGGCCTCGCTAGCGCTCGGCCGAAGCCTCCAGTCGGTCGGCCTCGCGGCTCGCGGGTCGTTCCTCCCCGCTCGCGGTTCCGAGGCCTCGCTAGCGCTCGGCCTCGCACTCGCGATCAGACTCCTCGCCCTGCTCGGCTCGCTCCTGGCGGGGATCGTCGAGGGATTCCTGATCGCCTTCGAGATGGCGTGGGAGACGTGGTGGGCGCTCGTGTTCGGCTTCACGGTCACCGGCGCCGTCAGGGAGTTCGTCTCCGCGGCCGCCCTCACCGACTACCTCGGCGACGACGACTGGCGCTCGATCGGCTACGGGGCGCTCTTCGGCGCCTCCTCGTCGAGCTGTTCGTTCTCCGCCGTCGCGACGACCCGGACGCTCTTTACGAAGGGGGCGTCGGCCGCCGCGAGCCTGGGGGCGTTCCAGTTCGCGAGTACGGACCTCGTGGTGGAACTCTTCCTCGTCGTGCTGTTGCTGCTCGGCTGGCAGTTCGCCGTCGCCGAGCTGCTCGGCGGCCTCGTCGCCGTCGTCGTCCTCGGCATCGTCTACCGACGGTTCGTGCCCGACGCGTGGATCGAACGGGCGCGGAGCCACGCCCGCGCGCTCGACGCACCCGAGTGTGCGGCGTGCGGAATGGGAGTCGCGCCCGACGACGAGGGAACGGTCGTCGAACGGGTCGACGGAGACGTGCGGTACTTCTGCGGCGACGGCTGTCGCGGCGCCTACGAACCCGAGACCGACCGGGACGCGGTGACCGCCGGACCCGAACTCCTCTCGGGCGACCGCTGGCGGTCGGCGACGGCCAAGGCGATGGCCGAGTGGGACATGCTCTGGCGCGACATCGTCTTCGGGTTCGCCGTCGCGGGCCTGCTGGCCGCGCTGGTTCCCGCGGCCTGGTGGACCGCCGTCTTCGGCGTCGGCGCCGAGGGGAGCGCCGTTCGACTCCTCTCGAACGTCGTCCTCGGCGCCCTCGTCGGCGCGGCGACGTTCCTCTGCTCGGTGGGGAACGTCCCCTTCGCCGTCGTCCTCTGGCAGAACGGCGTCTCGTTCGGCGGCGTCCTCGCGTTCGTCTTCGCGGACCTCCTGATCCCGCCGCTCGTCCGCACCTACCACCGCTACTACGGCCCCCGGATGGCCGGCGTAGTCGCCGTCGCGTTCTTCCTCGCGGCCGCGACCGCCGGGCTCGCCGTCGAGGTGCTCTTCGGCGGGCTGGGCCTCGTCCCGCCCGTGACCGACGTCGGCGGGACGGTTCCGGGATCGATCGTCACGCTCCTCAACGTCCTCGCGCTCCCCGTCCTCGTCGTCCAGTACCTCGTCACCCTCGATCCGGCCGAACGGGTCCGGCTCGGCGACCGACTCGCCCCGGTCGTCGCCGGACTCTACATCCGGGCGTCGCTCGCTCTCGGGCGACTCGCGTCCGCGATCGAGGAGCGGCGGTGA
- a CDS encoding transporter, with the protein MIQHPLAAVLDRTDPVGVVCLVALAATHGLVRLTERYLPAYVVELGYGPIVVGGLATVGFGASAVVAERGTASGRDVPSGAESSGADASASEAAHPAASIGPAAPLRTSLLAAAGLCVVAGATTLDALLGTPLSALGWLAVAVAALQPWHASGPTRSLWPFETLVPSIPSGRDRRSTSSESRSIRGTGVVVGGVSVAVAAIVATAAVASAEELVAGITLLATAGAAVALVAAVALGTSEGERDGREAGRRPNADEDVRDGASNRSIASSSVGSQRRGDSSIERVRTAWSGRSGADRPAIVGDALVRFAVAGIAPFLVLLVVDRGIGLSVGPLSLEPAGAFALFVLAEAAGAILGALASESLAARLGRRAALAGGLVILSLVPTAFVAIAARPALVAAAFGLFGFRTAIEPLRPAVGIDGRAVPVLESPPPPDLRSALRLALVPAPLVAGVLYAIDPLLAFTAATTTGVLGVRELSRAFDFGAGR; encoded by the coding sequence ATGATCCAACACCCGCTCGCCGCCGTCCTCGACCGGACCGACCCCGTGGGCGTCGTCTGTCTCGTCGCGCTCGCGGCGACGCACGGCCTCGTTCGCCTGACCGAACGGTACCTGCCCGCGTACGTGGTCGAACTCGGGTACGGACCGATCGTCGTCGGCGGCCTGGCGACGGTCGGGTTCGGCGCCAGCGCCGTCGTCGCCGAACGCGGGACTGCGTCGGGTCGGGACGTGCCCAGCGGCGCGGAATCGAGCGGGGCCGACGCGAGTGCGAGCGAGGCGGCTCACCCCGCCGCGTCGATCGGGCCGGCGGCCCCACTGCGCACGTCGCTGCTGGCCGCCGCCGGTCTGTGCGTCGTCGCCGGGGCCACGACGTTGGACGCGCTGCTCGGCACCCCGCTCTCCGCGCTGGGATGGCTCGCCGTCGCCGTCGCGGCGCTCCAGCCGTGGCACGCGAGCGGGCCGACGCGCTCGCTCTGGCCGTTCGAGACGCTCGTGCCGTCGATTCCGTCCGGCCGCGATCGGCGATCCACGTCGAGCGAGTCGCGGTCGATCCGGGGGACCGGCGTCGTGGTCGGCGGCGTCTCGGTCGCCGTCGCCGCGATCGTCGCGACGGCCGCCGTCGCGAGCGCCGAGGAGCTCGTCGCCGGGATCACCCTCCTCGCGACGGCCGGGGCCGCGGTCGCGCTCGTCGCCGCGGTGGCGCTCGGGACGAGCGAGGGCGAGCGCGACGGACGGGAAGCGGGTCGGCGGCCGAACGCCGACGAGGACGTTCGAGACGGAGCGAGCAACCGGTCCATCGCATCCAGCAGTGTCGGATCGCAACGGCGGGGCGACTCGTCGATCGAGCGCGTTCGGACCGCGTGGTCGGGCCGTTCGGGCGCCGACCGACCGGCGATCGTCGGCGACGCGCTCGTCCGGTTCGCGGTCGCCGGGATCGCCCCGTTCCTGGTACTCCTCGTCGTCGATCGGGGGATCGGCCTCTCGGTCGGCCCGCTCTCGCTCGAGCCAGCCGGCGCCTTCGCGCTCTTCGTGCTCGCCGAGGCGGCGGGCGCGATTCTGGGGGCGCTCGCGTCGGAGTCGCTCGCTGCGCGGCTCGGTCGACGGGCCGCGCTGGCGGGCGGGCTCGTGATCCTCTCGCTGGTGCCGACGGCGTTCGTCGCGATCGCGGCCCGCCCCGCGCTCGTCGCGGCCGCGTTCGGCCTCTTCGGGTTCCGGACCGCGATCGAGCCGTTGCGGCCGGCCGTCGGTATCGACGGGCGGGCCGTCCCGGTCCTCGAATCGCCGCCCCCGCCCGACCTCCGCTCGGCGCTCCGCCTCGCCCTCGTGCCCGCGCCGCTGGTCGCCGGCGTCCTGTACGCGATCGATCCGCTGCTCGCGTTCACCGCCGCGACGACGACCGGGGTGCTCGGCGTCCGCGAACTGAGTCGGGCGTTCGACTTCGGGGCGGGACGATGA